In Mycobacterium sp. Aquia_216, a genomic segment contains:
- a CDS encoding sensor histidine kinase, producing the protein MRVLSLRTIVIVAQLGVIALVFTLGVWVWVGVTNDQYSQLDRRLDSVSSLGDINTLLNSPHQSIPDRPTPDGNLVRTARIGELTVSVPSNIVLPKLANGYANTTINGVQYRVRTFTAGPVSIALAAPLAEAQHRINELHLRVLLICAGVIGGTIVVGWVISLIMVNPFVLLARQARAINAQSSPDEVQVRGVREAVEIAEAVEQMLDRIGNEQQRTRAALESARDFAAVASHELRTPLTAMRTNLEVLSTLELAAEQREEVIGDVIRTQSRIEATLTALERLAQGELTTVDDFVPFDITELLDRAAHDAPRSYPDVEVSLVPSPTVLMVGLPTGLRLVIDNAIANAVKHGGASKIQLTVSSSGEGVEIAVDDNGTGVPEEERTAVFERFSRGSTASRSGSGLGLALVAQQAELHGGKASLHGSPLGGSRLLLKLAGDGRGPA; encoded by the coding sequence ATGCGTGTGTTGTCTTTGCGCACGATCGTCATCGTTGCCCAATTGGGAGTGATCGCCCTGGTCTTCACGCTGGGCGTGTGGGTGTGGGTGGGCGTCACCAACGATCAATACAGCCAGCTCGACCGGCGACTGGATTCCGTTAGCAGCCTGGGCGACATCAACACATTGCTCAACAGCCCGCACCAGAGCATTCCCGATCGGCCGACGCCGGACGGCAACCTGGTACGCACCGCACGCATCGGGGAGTTGACGGTGTCGGTGCCCAGCAACATCGTGCTGCCCAAACTCGCGAACGGGTATGCGAACACCACCATCAACGGCGTGCAATACCGCGTCCGCACCTTTACCGCGGGCCCGGTTTCGATTGCGCTCGCCGCACCGCTGGCCGAGGCTCAACACCGGATCAACGAACTGCACCTGCGGGTGTTGTTGATCTGCGCCGGCGTCATCGGCGGCACGATCGTGGTCGGCTGGGTGATCTCGCTGATCATGGTCAATCCCTTCGTGCTGCTGGCCCGGCAAGCGCGTGCCATCAATGCCCAATCCAGTCCCGACGAGGTGCAGGTGCGCGGCGTGCGTGAGGCCGTCGAGATAGCCGAAGCGGTCGAACAGATGTTGGACCGCATCGGCAACGAGCAGCAACGCACCAGGGCCGCCCTCGAGTCGGCCCGCGACTTCGCCGCTGTTGCCTCGCACGAGCTACGCACCCCGCTGACTGCCATGCGCACCAACCTGGAGGTGCTGTCTACTTTGGAGCTGGCCGCCGAGCAGCGCGAGGAGGTCATCGGCGACGTTATCCGCACTCAGAGCCGCATCGAAGCAACGCTCACCGCGCTGGAGAGACTGGCGCAGGGCGAGCTGACCACCGTCGACGACTTCGTCCCGTTTGACATCACCGAACTCCTGGATCGCGCCGCGCACGACGCCCCTCGCAGTTACCCCGATGTGGAGGTGTCGCTGGTACCGTCGCCCACCGTATTGATGGTGGGATTGCCCACGGGCCTGCGGCTGGTGATCGACAATGCCATCGCCAACGCAGTCAAACACGGAGGTGCTTCCAAGATTCAACTCACCGTGAGCAGCTCTGGCGAAGGTGTGGAAATCGCGGTCGACGACAACGGCACCGGCGTGCCCGAAGAGGAACGCACCGCGGTATTCGAACGCTTCTCCCGCGGGTCGACGGCATCGCGATCGGGTTCCGGGCTGGGCTTGGCACTGGTCGCCCAACAGGCCGAATTGCATGGCGGGAAAGCGTCTCTGCACGGCAGTCCGCTGGGCGGATCACGACTTCTCCTGAAGCTCGCGGGTGACGGTCGCGGCCCTGCCTGA
- a CDS encoding NAD(P)/FAD-dependent oxidoreductase: protein MIIVVGAGICGLAAAYELSRRGQQVVVYERGEPFAEQSAGLARIFRIAHQRSALCGLAIQARAGWQRWETEFDVGRLLGSEGFIAAAPAEETAAAMTAAGAEFSWLDRDEIEMRIPFVAAPWEAGIFDPLGGSLRIRRALAALAARVEIRRGRVVSLADDGSVRLADGTVLRGDQVLVCVGAQTPELFGPLDVEFVPHTRFTYQGADATGAACLSAPEGYGLPLGSTGRWAFGQQIPEPAGVRALFPSLSPVGQVDCVSVRAPWLDAGGDGWMAVRRGSAVAFVGSNLMKFGPLLGELLAQAACGGGLPSELTLA, encoded by the coding sequence GTGATCATCGTGGTTGGCGCGGGAATATGCGGGCTTGCCGCCGCCTACGAGTTGTCACGGCGCGGACAGCAAGTGGTCGTGTACGAACGCGGCGAGCCGTTCGCCGAACAGTCCGCGGGTCTGGCGCGCATCTTTCGCATCGCACATCAGCGTTCGGCGCTGTGCGGGCTCGCGATCCAGGCCCGCGCCGGCTGGCAGCGCTGGGAGACCGAGTTTGACGTCGGGCGGCTGCTCGGTTCCGAGGGGTTCATCGCGGCGGCTCCCGCGGAGGAGACCGCGGCGGCGATGACGGCGGCCGGCGCCGAGTTCTCCTGGCTTGACCGCGACGAGATCGAGATGCGGATCCCCTTCGTCGCCGCTCCGTGGGAGGCCGGGATCTTCGATCCCCTCGGTGGCAGCCTGCGTATCCGCCGTGCGCTGGCCGCCTTGGCGGCCCGGGTGGAGATACGGCGTGGCCGGGTCGTTTCGCTCGCCGACGACGGCTCGGTCCGTCTGGCGGATGGCACCGTGCTGCGGGGCGACCAAGTCCTGGTCTGCGTGGGAGCCCAGACACCGGAACTGTTCGGCCCGCTCGATGTCGAATTCGTCCCCCATACCCGCTTCACCTACCAGGGCGCGGACGCCACCGGTGCGGCCTGCCTGTCGGCGCCCGAGGGGTACGGACTACCTCTCGGCAGCACCGGCCGCTGGGCGTTTGGTCAGCAGATACCGGAGCCCGCCGGCGTGCGCGCGCTCTTCCCGTCGCTATCGCCGGTGGGCCAGGTGGACTGCGTCTCGGTGCGCGCTCCGTGGCTCGACGCGGGAGGGGATGGGTGGATGGCGGTGCGCCGGGGCTCAGCGGTCGCATTCGTCGGCAGCAACCTGATGAAGTTCGGGCCATTACTCGGCGAACTACTCGCACAGGCCGCGTGCGGCGGCGGCCTGCCCAGCGAGTTGACTCTCGCGTGA
- the selA gene encoding L-seryl-tRNA(Sec) selenium transferase yields MTQVDPRRLIPRTDQLLSLPAVRQARSRLGEHAVGALVREIQDRARRGELPPEQVQDAVLTALATHRNTRLRPVLNATGVVVHTNLGRAPLAASAVDALVSASGYVDVELDLATGARSKRAVALRQALLEACPAAEDALVVNNGAAALVLATTALASGGEVVVSRGELIEIGAGFRLPDLIASTGARLREVGTTNRTHLKDYADAIGPQTGCVLKVHQSNFRVEGFTSAVAVSELRALTTEKGVPLVVDLGSGLLAPDSLLPDEPDAATTLAEGADVVTASGDKLLGGPQAGIVFGRTQVVTRMARHPLARAVRADKLTLAALEATVRAGTSPVTEALHADPERLRARAVRLADAVGAAVVEHDGRVGGGGAPGVPLPGWAVRLPEPAAAALRAGEPAVLPRVHDGACLLDLRCIPESDDDRLLAAVRAALAEPPEADH; encoded by the coding sequence GTGACACAGGTCGACCCGCGCCGCCTGATTCCGCGCACGGATCAGTTGCTCTCGCTGCCGGCGGTGCGGCAGGCACGGAGCCGGCTGGGCGAGCACGCGGTCGGAGCCTTGGTGCGCGAAATCCAGGACCGGGCCCGCCGCGGCGAACTGCCGCCGGAACAGGTGCAGGACGCGGTGCTGACGGCCCTGGCCACGCACCGGAACACACGGTTGCGCCCCGTGCTCAACGCCACCGGTGTCGTCGTGCACACCAACCTGGGGCGTGCGCCGTTGGCCGCGAGCGCGGTCGACGCACTGGTTTCCGCGAGCGGCTACGTCGACGTGGAGCTCGACCTCGCCACCGGCGCCCGGTCGAAGCGCGCGGTGGCCCTTCGCCAGGCATTGCTGGAGGCCTGTCCCGCGGCCGAGGACGCGTTGGTGGTCAACAACGGCGCCGCCGCGCTGGTGTTGGCGACGACCGCGCTGGCGTCGGGTGGTGAAGTCGTGGTGAGCCGCGGGGAGCTGATCGAGATCGGTGCCGGCTTCCGGCTGCCCGACCTGATCGCCTCCACCGGTGCCCGCCTGCGCGAGGTCGGAACGACCAACCGCACCCATTTGAAGGACTATGCCGACGCGATCGGGCCGCAGACCGGATGCGTGCTGAAGGTGCATCAGAGCAACTTCCGGGTGGAAGGATTCACCTCCGCCGTCGCGGTGTCCGAGCTGCGGGCGCTGACGACCGAGAAGGGGGTGCCCCTGGTCGTCGACCTCGGCAGCGGGCTGCTTGCTCCCGACTCGCTGCTGCCCGACGAGCCCGACGCCGCCACCACGCTGGCCGAGGGTGCCGACGTGGTGACCGCCAGCGGCGACAAACTACTCGGCGGCCCGCAGGCGGGCATCGTGTTCGGTCGCACGCAGGTGGTCACGCGGATGGCACGGCATCCGCTGGCGCGTGCGGTTCGCGCCGACAAGCTCACTCTCGCCGCGCTCGAGGCGACGGTCCGGGCGGGCACCTCACCGGTGACCGAGGCCCTGCACGCCGATCCCGAACGGCTGCGGGCGCGGGCAGTACGTCTCGCCGACGCGGTTGGCGCGGCCGTCGTCGAACACGACGGCCGGGTCGGTGGCGGTGGAGCCCCGGGCGTCCCGTTGCCCGGGTGGGCGGTCCGCCTTCCCGAGCCCGCGGCGGCCGCCCTTCGCGCGGGTGAGCCCGCCGTGCTGCCGCGGGTACACGACGGTGCCTGCCTGCTGGACCTGCGCTGCATCCCCGAGTCCGACGACGATCGCTTGCTGGCGGCGGTACGCGCCGCGCTGGCGGAGCCGCCCGAGGCGGACCACTGA
- a CDS encoding SulP family inorganic anion transporter: MNPTREVPVQLIEQPEGRTVGDRSRSLRERLRPVFRHDLSSSLVVFLVALPLSLGIAIASDAPVLAGLIAAIVGGIVGGAIGGSPLQVSGPAAGLTVVVADLIGEFGWGIACFITACAGVMQVLLGFSRVARAALAISPVVVHAMLAGIGITIALQQAHVLLGGESKSTAWRNVIELPQQIVNAHRPGVLLGLLVIGIMIAWRWAPAKVAAVPGPLIAIVVVTVVSLVFPFHVSRIELDGSVLEALQLPTIPQGNWGAVVVGIITVTLITSVQSLLTAVSIDRMHHGPRTDFNRELIGQGVSNIVSGAIGGLPIAGVIVRSAANVHAGAKTRASTIMHGFWILLFAIPFAELVEQIPAAALAGLLIVIGMQLLQPAHIETAMKTGDLTVYLVTVVAVVFMNLLHGVMIGFALAIALTGWRVIRTKIEASPAGDEWRVVVEGACTFLALPRLTRVLASVPERTTVTVHLLTSYLDHAAHQAISDWQRQHHATGGTVVIRGAVAVGHSMPGQAAPEQP; encoded by the coding sequence ATGAACCCAACGAGGGAGGTACCGGTGCAACTCATCGAACAGCCCGAAGGGCGAACTGTCGGGGATCGATCCAGGTCACTGCGGGAGCGGCTGCGCCCGGTTTTCCGGCACGACCTGTCCTCGTCGCTTGTCGTCTTCTTAGTCGCGCTTCCGCTGTCGCTGGGGATCGCGATCGCTTCCGACGCGCCAGTGCTTGCCGGTCTGATCGCCGCGATCGTCGGCGGAATCGTGGGTGGAGCCATCGGGGGTTCGCCGCTGCAGGTGAGTGGTCCCGCAGCCGGCCTGACTGTCGTGGTAGCCGATCTGATCGGTGAATTCGGCTGGGGAATAGCGTGTTTCATTACCGCCTGCGCCGGTGTCATGCAGGTTTTGTTGGGGTTCAGCCGGGTTGCGCGGGCCGCCCTGGCGATCTCGCCCGTCGTCGTGCACGCGATGCTGGCCGGGATCGGCATCACCATCGCACTTCAGCAGGCGCATGTATTGCTGGGTGGGGAGTCCAAAAGCACGGCCTGGCGCAACGTCATTGAGCTGCCTCAGCAAATTGTGAACGCACATCGGCCCGGAGTCCTGCTGGGCCTGCTTGTGATCGGCATCATGATCGCCTGGCGATGGGCTCCCGCCAAGGTGGCCGCCGTTCCCGGCCCGCTGATCGCGATCGTGGTGGTGACGGTTGTCTCGCTGGTCTTTCCGTTCCACGTATCCAGGATTGAGCTGGACGGGTCGGTGCTGGAAGCGCTGCAACTGCCCACCATTCCACAAGGAAATTGGGGTGCCGTCGTTGTCGGCATCATCACGGTAACGCTCATCACCAGCGTGCAGAGCCTGCTGACGGCGGTGTCGATCGACAGAATGCACCACGGACCGCGCACAGACTTCAATCGCGAGTTGATCGGACAGGGCGTCTCGAACATCGTGTCCGGGGCGATCGGTGGCCTTCCCATCGCCGGTGTCATCGTGCGCAGCGCGGCGAACGTCCACGCGGGTGCGAAAACCCGCGCCTCGACGATCATGCACGGCTTCTGGATCCTGCTGTTCGCGATTCCGTTCGCGGAATTGGTGGAGCAGATCCCGGCCGCGGCTCTCGCCGGTCTGCTGATTGTCATCGGAATGCAGTTGCTGCAGCCGGCGCACATCGAAACCGCCATGAAGACGGGCGATTTGACCGTCTATCTGGTGACCGTCGTCGCCGTCGTTTTCATGAATCTGCTGCACGGCGTGATGATCGGATTCGCCCTGGCTATCGCGCTGACCGGATGGCGGGTGATCCGGACCAAGATCGAGGCGTCGCCGGCGGGCGACGAATGGCGGGTAGTCGTCGAGGGAGCGTGCACGTTCCTTGCCCTGCCCAGGCTTACCCGCGTGTTGGCGTCCGTCCCGGAGCGCACTACGGTCACCGTCCATCTGCTGACCAGCTATTTGGATCACGCTGCGCACCAGGCGATTAGCGACTGGCAGCGGCAGCATCACGCGACGGGTGGAACGGTCGTGATCCGTGGTGCGGTGGCGGTGGGCCACTCGATGCCGGGCCAGGCTGCTCCTGAGCAGCCCTAG
- the selB gene encoding selenocysteine-specific translation elongation factor, translating to MSTHVVATAGHVDHGKSTLIRSLTGMEPDRWAEERRRGLTIDLGFAWTTLPSGREVAFVDVPGHQRFLANTLAGLGPAPVICFVVAADEGWQAQSSDHRDALAALGIRHGLIAITRADRAPDRAADALSEARDELAGTGLRDAPGVIVSTVAGTGLTELRATLDRVLEQLPAPETTARVRLWVDRSFTITGAGTVVTGTLAAGTVARGDRLDLLGADQLRSVVIRGLQSRGESYPALGPVARVALNLRGVSRDAVHRGHTLVTPDAWPSTGTLDIRRTTGGPLTEASPQLVVHVGTAAVPARLRPFDDDHGRLTLDRRLPLVLGDRLVLRDPGGQRVLGGAVVLDADPPVLRRRGDGTRRAAALSGMEAAGDVGAEVARRGVVRESHLRRLGLLPSPNAIPAEVRVLDGWWVHGATYDAWRERLRTAVEELHARDPLAEGLSRGAAGDLLALPDESLLDAVTRDAGLEQRGGHLRAAGAGDDLGRAEAAVGELEARLRADPFHAPEADDLSALRLSARELAAAERAGRVLRLRDGVVLLPTAPALAMRELARLDQPFTTSQARQALGTTRRVAIPLLEHLDSRGWTRRLDAGHREVVH from the coding sequence CTGAGCACACACGTCGTCGCCACCGCCGGCCACGTCGACCACGGCAAGAGCACTCTTATCCGCTCCCTCACCGGCATGGAGCCCGACCGGTGGGCGGAGGAACGCCGCCGCGGCCTGACCATCGACCTCGGGTTCGCGTGGACCACATTGCCGTCGGGCCGCGAGGTGGCGTTCGTCGACGTGCCCGGACACCAGCGCTTCCTGGCCAACACCCTGGCCGGCCTCGGCCCGGCGCCGGTGATTTGCTTCGTCGTCGCCGCGGACGAGGGGTGGCAGGCACAGTCCAGCGACCACCGCGACGCGCTCGCGGCGCTGGGAATCCGGCACGGTCTGATCGCGATCACCCGCGCCGACCGCGCGCCGGACCGTGCCGCGGATGCGCTGTCCGAGGCACGCGATGAGCTGGCCGGTACCGGGCTGCGGGACGCGCCGGGCGTCATCGTGTCGACGGTGGCCGGGACGGGCCTGACCGAGCTGCGGGCCACCCTCGATCGCGTTCTCGAGCAACTGCCCGCACCCGAGACCACCGCCCGGGTGCGGCTGTGGGTCGATCGCTCCTTCACGATCACCGGCGCGGGCACCGTCGTGACCGGGACGCTCGCGGCCGGCACGGTGGCTCGCGGCGACCGGCTGGACCTGCTCGGCGCGGATCAGCTGCGGTCGGTGGTGATCCGCGGTCTGCAAAGCCGGGGCGAGTCCTATCCCGCGCTGGGACCGGTGGCCCGGGTGGCGCTCAACCTGCGCGGCGTCTCGCGCGATGCCGTCCACCGCGGGCACACGCTGGTCACCCCCGATGCGTGGCCGAGCACCGGCACGCTCGACATCCGCCGTACCACCGGTGGCCCGTTGACCGAGGCTTCGCCCCAGCTTGTCGTGCATGTCGGCACCGCGGCCGTGCCCGCGCGGCTGCGACCATTCGACGACGACCATGGCCGGCTCACGCTTGACCGGCGGCTGCCGCTCGTCCTCGGCGACCGATTGGTGCTGCGTGACCCCGGCGGCCAGCGGGTGCTCGGCGGTGCTGTGGTGCTCGATGCCGATCCCCCGGTGCTGCGGCGACGCGGTGATGGAACCCGCCGCGCCGCAGCCCTGAGTGGAATGGAGGCCGCCGGCGACGTCGGCGCCGAGGTGGCCCGTCGCGGTGTGGTGCGCGAGAGCCATCTTCGCCGGCTGGGGCTGCTGCCGTCACCGAACGCGATCCCCGCGGAGGTGCGGGTGCTCGACGGCTGGTGGGTGCACGGCGCGACGTACGACGCCTGGCGGGAGCGCCTGCGGACCGCGGTCGAGGAGCTGCACGCACGAGACCCGTTGGCAGAAGGTCTATCTCGCGGCGCTGCGGGTGACCTGCTGGCGTTGCCGGACGAGTCGCTGCTCGACGCCGTGACCCGCGACGCGGGACTCGAGCAGCGCGGCGGCCACCTTCGGGCGGCCGGCGCCGGCGATGACCTTGGCCGCGCCGAAGCCGCGGTAGGCGAGTTGGAAGCGCGGCTGCGGGCCGACCCGTTCCATGCACCGGAAGCTGACGACTTATCGGCGCTGCGGCTGTCCGCCCGCGAACTGGCCGCGGCAGAGCGCGCCGGGCGGGTGTTGCGGCTGCGCGACGGCGTGGTGCTGTTGCCCACCGCACCCGCCCTGGCGATGCGCGAGTTGGCCCGGCTCGATCAGCCGTTCACCACGAGCCAGGCGCGCCAAGCCCTCGGCACCACGCGACGGGTGGCGATTCCGTTGCTGGAGCACCTGGACTCGCGGGGCTGGACCCGGCGACTGGACGCCGGTCATCGAGAAGTGGTCCATTGA
- a CDS encoding LysR family transcriptional regulator: MNLQQLRYVLAVAETRSFTRAAASLYVVQSALSQQVRKLEDELGVQIFNRTTRTVSLTHAGDALMPLFRQVIAGVDQITVDAQALRGAVTGRLTVGMMEIPSESLDVAALMATFHTRYPDVTVTLRSGGSDLLVQATRDRKLDVAIVGSNVARSGDRLSFEHLFAESLVAVLPIQNGLAASPAVALSDLAEFPFIDFPPGYGLRHETDRGFAGVQRRVAFEVTRVDEVIHFVCEGLGVALLPESVARNRAEANPELVLRPVRGALLQREVHLVAPHAELRSAATHAFIRCVHEHIAQRAHSTA; encoded by the coding sequence GTGAATCTCCAACAACTCCGCTACGTGCTGGCCGTCGCCGAAACGCGCAGTTTCACTCGCGCGGCGGCCAGCCTCTATGTCGTCCAATCCGCGTTGAGTCAGCAGGTGCGCAAACTCGAGGACGAATTGGGCGTCCAGATCTTCAACCGCACCACGCGGACGGTGTCGCTTACGCACGCGGGTGACGCCTTGATGCCGTTGTTCCGGCAGGTCATCGCCGGGGTCGACCAGATCACCGTCGACGCGCAAGCGTTGCGCGGCGCGGTGACCGGCCGGCTCACCGTCGGGATGATGGAGATTCCTTCGGAGAGCCTGGATGTCGCCGCGCTCATGGCGACCTTCCACACGCGTTACCCGGATGTCACGGTGACGCTGCGCAGCGGGGGTAGCGACCTTCTCGTCCAAGCAACGCGTGATCGCAAACTCGACGTGGCGATCGTGGGCTCCAACGTCGCGCGGTCGGGCGACCGACTTTCGTTCGAGCACTTATTCGCCGAGTCGCTCGTCGCCGTGCTACCGATCCAGAACGGGCTTGCCGCCAGTCCGGCCGTCGCCCTGAGCGATTTGGCCGAGTTTCCGTTCATCGACTTCCCGCCGGGGTACGGCTTGCGCCACGAGACCGACCGCGGATTCGCCGGCGTCCAGCGTCGCGTCGCCTTCGAAGTCACCCGCGTCGACGAGGTCATTCATTTCGTGTGCGAGGGCCTGGGTGTGGCACTGCTACCCGAATCGGTGGCGCGCAACCGCGCCGAAGCCAATCCCGAGCTCGTACTGCGCCCCGTGCGGGGAGCGTTGTTGCAACGGGAAGTTCACCTCGTCGCGCCACACGCCGAGCTGCGCTCCGCCGCGACACACGCCTTCATCCGCTGCGTACACGAACACATCGCCCAACGGGCGCACTCCACGGCCTAG
- a CDS encoding ABC transporter ATP-binding protein — protein MQLERVIKRYGKGRGYIAALGPLSLSVRAGEFVCVVGVSGCGKSTLLSLVAGLDKPSGGSVDTDAHRIAMMFQAPALFPWLTAAANVELALRTRVGPRRQRRERAREILDTVGLADFADKRPHQLSGGMQQRVALARALAQDADVLLMDEPFAALDALTRDRLQGELERIVLDRNLTVLFVTHNVREAVRLADRVVLLSERPATVLEEFTVALPRPRDINTVAVAQLAAHITERLNRSGSAQ, from the coding sequence GTGCAGCTGGAGCGGGTAATCAAGCGCTACGGAAAAGGTCGGGGGTACATCGCTGCGCTGGGGCCACTGTCCCTGAGCGTACGGGCTGGGGAGTTCGTCTGTGTCGTCGGTGTTTCCGGCTGCGGCAAGAGCACATTGTTATCGCTGGTCGCCGGGCTCGACAAACCCTCGGGTGGATCGGTGGACACCGACGCGCACCGTATCGCGATGATGTTCCAAGCGCCCGCACTGTTCCCGTGGCTGACGGCCGCGGCCAACGTGGAGTTGGCCCTGCGAACGCGGGTGGGGCCGCGCCGGCAACGGCGTGAGCGTGCCCGCGAGATATTGGACACCGTTGGGCTGGCGGACTTCGCCGACAAACGGCCGCACCAATTGTCCGGCGGTATGCAGCAGCGGGTAGCGCTGGCGCGCGCCCTCGCACAAGACGCCGACGTGCTGCTCATGGACGAGCCGTTCGCCGCCCTGGATGCCCTGACCCGCGACCGACTGCAAGGCGAGTTGGAGCGAATTGTGTTGGACCGCAACCTGACAGTACTCTTTGTCACGCATAACGTGCGCGAGGCGGTGCGCCTCGCCGATCGTGTTGTCCTGTTGAGTGAACGGCCTGCAACGGTCCTCGAGGAATTCACCGTGGCGCTGCCCCGCCCGCGCGACATCAATACCGTGGCGGTGGCGCAACTTGCGGCACACATCACCGAGCGACTCAATCGAAGCGGAAGTGCTCAATGA
- a CDS encoding ABC transporter substrate-binding protein, which yields MISALTTAAVLVGCSSNAPTPTSSGVTVRVGYLTRITHASALVGIDNGAFARSLGPGVKFEPQPFSQGTAETTALLSGQLDAAYIGPNPAFNAWQKSNGTAIKIVSGSAAGGTSMVVKPGINSAADLRGKTVADPALGGAQDVSLREWLLKNGLKTNPQGGGDVAIKPTAPESAIIQQFISNQIDGALESAPYDVQLVNAGGVRLWSDPNTITILVVRQEFLSAHPDAVAGLVRGQIEANDAIHGNPDAAARAANATLTKALGNGLAPEVLSASFQETTFTNDPGVQSLNDQIRKGVAVGLLQPLNLDGIFDFGPLNRELAAAGKPAVAA from the coding sequence ATGATTTCCGCGCTAACCACAGCCGCGGTCCTGGTCGGGTGCTCCAGCAATGCCCCGACGCCCACGTCGTCCGGTGTCACCGTGCGGGTGGGGTACTTGACCCGAATCACCCACGCGTCCGCGCTCGTTGGCATCGACAACGGCGCGTTCGCCAGGAGCCTCGGGCCGGGGGTCAAGTTCGAGCCGCAGCCGTTCAGCCAAGGGACCGCGGAAACCACCGCGTTGCTGTCGGGCCAACTCGATGCCGCTTACATCGGCCCGAACCCTGCGTTCAACGCCTGGCAGAAGTCCAACGGCACCGCGATCAAGATCGTCTCCGGCTCCGCCGCGGGTGGGACCTCAATGGTCGTCAAGCCCGGCATCAACTCCGCGGCGGACCTGCGCGGCAAGACCGTCGCCGATCCCGCGCTCGGCGGCGCCCAGGATGTCAGCCTGCGCGAGTGGCTGCTGAAGAACGGCTTGAAAACAAACCCGCAAGGCGGCGGGGACGTCGCGATCAAACCGACGGCCCCCGAGTCGGCAATCATCCAACAGTTCATCAGCAATCAGATCGACGGTGCCCTCGAGTCTGCCCCCTACGATGTGCAGTTGGTCAACGCCGGCGGAGTGCGCCTCTGGTCGGACCCCAACACCATCACCATTTTGGTTGTCCGGCAAGAATTTCTGTCCGCGCATCCCGATGCCGTCGCGGGCCTGGTGCGCGGCCAGATCGAGGCCAATGACGCGATCCATGGCAATCCCGATGCGGCGGCCCGAGCGGCCAACGCCACCCTGACCAAGGCCTTGGGTAACGGGCTTGCACCCGAGGTGTTGAGCGCATCGTTCCAGGAGACGACGTTCACCAACGACCCGGGCGTGCAGTCTCTGAACGACCAGATTCGTAAGGGTGTCGCCGTGGGCTTGTTGCAGCCCCTCAACCTCGACGGCATTTTTGATTTCGGTCCGCTCAATCGCGAGCTTGCGGCGGCGGGTAAGCCGGCGGTAGCGGCGTGA
- a CDS encoding class I SAM-dependent methyltransferase: protein MDALLHKRRHKGAAPYPHQAAFLLNNPVRRVLSNPARKIDSVGLTGSEHVLEVGPGPGFYSVQIARRLTYGRLDLFDLQPEMLDKARRRLELAGFHDVGFTSGEASDGFPYPEDTFDVAFLAAVIGEVPDKPACIRSLGQVLKPGGQLVFAEAFPDPDRMSVRELRDLAEPEDFDFVEASGNRWHDIVRFRRAGW, encoded by the coding sequence ATGGATGCCCTGCTGCACAAGAGGCGCCACAAAGGCGCCGCGCCTTACCCGCATCAGGCGGCGTTCCTGCTGAACAACCCGGTTCGCCGGGTGTTGTCGAATCCGGCGCGCAAGATCGACAGCGTAGGCCTCACCGGATCTGAACACGTGCTGGAAGTCGGGCCTGGCCCGGGCTTCTACAGCGTGCAGATCGCTCGCCGGCTCACCTACGGGCGACTCGACTTATTCGACCTTCAGCCCGAGATGCTGGACAAGGCGCGGCGACGACTCGAGCTGGCCGGTTTCCACGATGTCGGGTTTACGTCAGGCGAGGCAAGTGACGGGTTTCCCTACCCCGAAGACACTTTCGACGTCGCCTTCCTCGCGGCGGTGATCGGCGAGGTCCCCGACAAACCAGCATGCATCCGTTCGCTGGGGCAGGTGCTGAAGCCGGGGGGCCAACTCGTCTTCGCTGAGGCGTTCCCCGACCCGGACCGGATGAGCGTCCGGGAATTGCGCGATCTCGCCGAGCCCGAGGATTTCGACTTCGTCGAAGCGAGCGGAAATCGATGGCACGACATCGTGCGCTTTCGCAGGGCCGGTTGGTGA